The Acetomicrobium flavidum genome window below encodes:
- a CDS encoding ABC transporter ATP-binding protein: protein MMALLEVRDLTMKFGSLVANNDVSFDVEEGTIVGLIGPNGAGKTTLFNCISGVYKPTSGKIFYDGVDITKWPPHKVARLGAVRTFQIVRPLNDMSVIDNILVGAFLRNASIDAALDVAEACLKMCHLEDHRNKRAGSLTIGLKKRLELARALATQPRLLMLDEVMAGLTGTELKEAVDLLRNIKTKGVTLLVVEHIMEALMPLADKVVVLDGGVKIAEGPPSEVVQNERVIAAYLGEKFSNRLREMKA from the coding sequence ATGATGGCCTTGCTTGAGGTTCGCGACTTAACGATGAAATTCGGCTCCCTAGTCGCAAATAACGATGTTTCCTTCGATGTGGAGGAAGGCACAATCGTAGGCCTCATAGGTCCAAACGGTGCCGGTAAGACCACCCTTTTTAACTGCATCTCCGGCGTATACAAGCCTACATCCGGCAAGATTTTTTACGACGGTGTCGACATCACAAAATGGCCTCCTCACAAGGTAGCCCGATTAGGAGCAGTCAGAACGTTTCAAATAGTACGCCCCTTAAATGATATGAGCGTCATTGACAACATACTTGTAGGGGCTTTTTTGAGGAATGCGAGCATCGATGCCGCCTTGGATGTTGCCGAGGCGTGTCTTAAAATGTGTCATCTGGAAGATCATAGAAATAAGAGAGCCGGTAGCCTCACCATCGGTCTAAAAAAGCGCCTCGAATTAGCAAGAGCCTTAGCCACTCAGCCTCGACTTTTAATGCTCGATGAAGTAATGGCAGGACTAACAGGAACAGAATTGAAGGAGGCTGTGGATTTATTAAGAAATATCAAGACAAAAGGAGTAACGCTTTTGGTAGTAGAGCATATTATGGAAGCGCTCATGCCTTTGGCAGATAAGGTAGTAGTCCTGGATGGCGGCGTAAAGATAGCGGAAGGTCCACCGAGCGAAGTAGTCCAAAACGAAAGGGTCATAGCCGCATATTTGGGCGAGAAATTTAGCAACCGACTGAGGGAGATGAAGGCATGA